The genomic stretch AGAGTTAGGGTCATAGAATTTTAGATTTTAGATTTTAGATTTTAGATTTAGGGGCTGAAGAATTTTAGACTGGGGTTAGCGAAGCGTATGCAGCGCTGCGAGTAGTTGTGATTGATTCCACAGATAAATCAGGGGGCTTGTAAGATTAAGGAAGTATTGGTCATAACAGAATAATTATGAAATCTGGAGATAGGTAATAATAGGGTAAAACAGCTGAAATAACAGTCCAGCATCCCTATGCTAGTACGGCACGGCAGAAATAAACCATCCCTGACCGAAAAATGAACCCCTAACGGTCTCGGAATTACGAATTACGAATTACGAATTACGAATTACGAATTAATTTTTGATATTTAATCACAGCGCTATGCAATCAATAGTTACTTCCGAATTTACAGCAATGGATGCACCCAAGCAAGGAATGCCAGTCACAATTATTACTGGTTTTCTTGGCAGTGGCAAAACAACCTTATTGAATCATATCCTCAGTAATCAACAAGGGTTGAAAACTGCTGTATTAGTCAATGAGTTTGGCGAAATTGGCATTGATAATGAGCTAATTGTCTCTACTGACGAGAATATGGTGGCTCTCAGCAACGGTTGTATTTGCTGCACTATTAATAATGATTTGGTAGATGCAGTTTATCAAGTTTTGGAACGCCAAGATAATTTAGATTATTTAGTAGTAGAAACTACAGGACTGGCTGATCCGTTACCAGTGGCTTTAACATTTCTCGGTACGGAATTACGAAATTTAACTCGTCTCGATTCGATTATTACCGTAGTCGATGCAGCTAACTACAGTCTGGATTTATTTAACTCTGAGGCGGCATATAGTCAAATCGCCTACGGTGATATCATTATCCTCAATAAGGCAGACTTGGTTGATGAGGCGGCTTTGAATGATTTAGAACGCAAAATCACAGAGATCAAAGAAGGTGCTAGAATTATCCGCACGGAGCGATCGCAAGTTCCACTACCTTTAATTCTCAGCGTAGGTCTGTTTGCATCTGACAAGTATTTTAACGAAGCAGAAAAACATGACCATGAACACCATGATCATGATCACTCAAAATGTGACCACGATGATCATGATCATCACCACCATGATCATTCCCACCATTTAGAAAATGATGGTTTTACGTCTATATCTTTCCAAAGTGACCAGCCTTTTGCCATCAGAAAATTTCAGAATTTCTTGGATAATCAATTACCCGCAAATATTTTCCGGGCTAAAGGAATTATCTGGTTTGATGAAAGTCCTAATCGTCACATTTTCCACCTTTGCGGTAAACGTTTTACTTTGGATGATGATCAATGGAAGGGTACACCGAAAACTCAGTTGGTGCTAATTGGTCAAGATTTGGATCGTGAAACTCTGATATCTCAGTTGGAAAATTGCCTTTGTGTTCCTTCCACAAACTGAGGTTTGAAATCAGTTAACAGTTAACAAAACATGAGGTGAATTATATCTCTTGACTGATAACTGATAACTGATAACTGTCTTGTTAGGGATTTCCAGAAAATAAATTACCCCATTTCATCAGACCATCTTTTTTCTTTATCCCCCCTGCTCCCTGCTCCCTGCTCCCCTGCCTACCTCAGCAATCTACGGTGTACACAGAAGTCTTGCCTGTCTGCGTTTGAGCCTGTTTTGCCCCCTAAATCCCCCAAGTTTGGGGGACTTTGAAAATTCTTGTTCCCCCAGAATTGGGGGTTAGGGGGCGATTCGATCACTTGTGTGTACACGGTAGACCTCAGCAATGGGATATTTTTTTAATTGGAAGTCCCTTACCTTGGTCTTCCCAGTGTTGTCACATATATCACAGCTTCATCTGCCGGAATGCCTAATATCTCATTTACTTGGTCGTCAAAGAAGCCACCGATACCACTGACACCTACACCCAGGTTAGTTGCGGCTAAGTTCAACCTTTGTCCCAAATGTCCAGCATCCATGTGTAAATAACGGTAAACGCGATCGCCATATTGTGCGATCGCTGATTTAAGATCAGCTGTATGGAACAGCACGGCGGCGGCATCTCGCCCTAAATCTTGCCCCAAGCAGAGAAAGTGTAACTCTCGCCGAAAGTTTTTGAAGCGAATCTGTCGTAATTCTTGG from Nodularia sp. LEGE 06071 encodes the following:
- a CDS encoding CobW family GTP-binding protein, coding for MQSIVTSEFTAMDAPKQGMPVTIITGFLGSGKTTLLNHILSNQQGLKTAVLVNEFGEIGIDNELIVSTDENMVALSNGCICCTINNDLVDAVYQVLERQDNLDYLVVETTGLADPLPVALTFLGTELRNLTRLDSIITVVDAANYSLDLFNSEAAYSQIAYGDIIILNKADLVDEAALNDLERKITEIKEGARIIRTERSQVPLPLILSVGLFASDKYFNEAEKHDHEHHDHDHSKCDHDDHDHHHHDHSHHLENDGFTSISFQSDQPFAIRKFQNFLDNQLPANIFRAKGIIWFDESPNRHIFHLCGKRFTLDDDQWKGTPKTQLVLIGQDLDRETLISQLENCLCVPSTN